A section of the Humulus lupulus chromosome 2, drHumLupu1.1, whole genome shotgun sequence genome encodes:
- the LOC133818639 gene encoding uncharacterized protein LOC133818639, whose protein sequence is MTPADGQASWTKPPQGQLKVNVDAALFRETNSFSFVGVARDHLGAFVEVFSVCRLGLVSPELAEVMGIREALSWIKRKNWRNIVVETDSLLVVQALRSNLELDSYFGCLIQECKILLRDSISVSVVFVKRTANGTAHALARESTMVAVRSLFKEDLSSSFWTVLLRDI, encoded by the coding sequence ATGACGCCTGCAGATGGACAAGCATCGTGGACAAAGCCACCCCAAGGTCAGCTTAAAGTAAATGTCGATGCTGCCTTGTTTCGTGAAACAAATTCATTCAGCTTTGTGGGTGTGGCCCGAGATCATTTGGGTGCATTTGTGGAGGTTTTTTCGGTTTGCAGGTTGGGCTTAGTCTCCCCTGAGCTTGCAGAAGTGATGGGAATCCGGGAAGCATTGAGCTGGATCAAAAGGAAAAATTGGAGAAATATTGTTGTTGAAACCGATAGCTTACTAGTAGTTCAAGCTCTAAGGAGTAACTTGGAGTTGGATTCCTACTTTGGGTGTTTAATTCAAGAGTGTAAAATCCTGTTGAGGGATTCCATTTCTGTTTCAGTTGTCTTTGTTAAACGTACTGCCAATGGGACCGCTCATGCTCTTGCAAGAGAGTCTACCATGGTGGCTGTTCGTAGCTTATTTAAGGAGGATTTGTCCTCTAGTTTCTGGACTGTATTGCTGAGAGATATTTGA